From a region of the Zerene cesonia ecotype Mississippi chromosome 11, Zerene_cesonia_1.1, whole genome shotgun sequence genome:
- the LOC119830536 gene encoding guanine nucleotide-releasing factor 2, producing MNPEKEFLSNKSLHRPGSGHDLASVRRGTVRVSSVACLRLSRHAPWLGRVLLSPLRIIYNSRVISDKLVFTCILISDIIRTTITTTHNLQDDKQKNAKFLNNLRCCHFRLSLQSHSSGSQDSMLNVSNDEDRNAHDSMNHEVFITPPSSDLVGICNCNNMSEMRTSVESHLSNAHSHNRFSNESGFVSVGHSEMSTEHSFTSTFSSHHYSSHTDSTFESTEFVSEVKCTMQNVESRMNIISMNSVTTQNTKLESITSDENETPPELPVKTRRNIRADVQQHFPNVEIRKSPPFSLHETRPHTLAEHNHQRPPPLPLKKKHMFQSVAYSVMAYMEMFGNCSHTINTHPPINAEAPPDMFRHSIHTYNLTSAQHTSTGSISVGHHQVQRSLASSVTVQHLSTPPLSGSEDSVSMKTSNRTSPLPIEPPALPPKMNKNKQISNYSSNELLPPPSPRPSSHNSSTDESLLNNVSTEEMYVSVSSPGKFPLDDDELDRLVQPTPSPVPSQRSESSTEPIQSETEKSTPAAADSEDIVLQTDVSSWLLLKGPNKEGVEVRGGHPDALIVLATKATKETDEYFAYQEAFLATYRTWVPPGELVARLVRRAHHFRPRPHELRSTLGLLTRVVADLTMADLDRPLMQEIMEFIYWLVEAEELPISKALRQILVDKQKQLHYQNSNNRYEYEMACYGTVSLRRDTLLDFKASELAEQMTVLDAALFVRITTAELLSWPRDQSEEKSPNLTRFTEHFNKMSFWARSRLLEQYEAREREKYASKFLKVMKALRKMNNFNSYLALVSALDCPPVRRLGWSRAIEDALTDHCALIDSSMSFRAYRQALNETQPPCIPYIGLFLQDLTFVHVGNPDLLPDGSINFTKRWQQYHIMENMKRFHKEQYKIKKNDRIQAMFNEFDDVLSEETMWQISETIKPRGGRARNASAPSPPAPAPAPAAPAPPAAPPAAAAT from the exons atgAATCCTGAAAAAGAATTCCTAAGTAATAAAAGTCTCCAT AGGCCAGGAAGCGGGCATGACCTGGCGTCCGTCCGGCGCGGGACGGTGCGAGTGTCCTCAGTAGCCTGTCTCAGACTCAGTCGTCACGCGCCGTGGCTTGGGCGCGTCCTGCTGTCGCCTTtgcgtattatttataactcgcGCGTCATCAGTGATAAACTTGTGTTTACTTGTATACTCATCTCCGATATTATTAGGACTACTATTACAACAACTCATAACCTACAGGacgataaacaaaaaaatgccaaa TTCTTAAATAATCTTCGATGTTGTCATTTCAGATTGTCTCTCCAGTCCCACAGCAGTGGATCCCAAGACTCCATGCTCAATGTATCCAACGACGAAGATAGGAATGCGCACGATTCTATGAACCATGAAGTTTTTATTACCCCACCCAGTTCAGATTTAGTTG gtatttgtaattgtaataatatgagTGAAATGAGAACTTCGGTGGAATCACACTTGAGTAACGCCCATTCACATAATCG ATTTTCAAACGAGTCCGGCTTCGTGTCTGTGGGCCACTCGGAGATGTCAACGGAGCACAGCTTCACATCCACCTTCTCATCACACCACTATTCTAGTCATACAGACAG TACTTTTGAAAGTACAGAGTTTGTGAGCGAAGTGAAGTGCACAATGCAAAATGTTGAGAGCCGCATGAATATAATCAGTATGAACAGTGTAACAACACAAAATACAAA ATTGGAGAGTATAACGTCAGACGAAAATGAGACGCCGCCCGAGTTGCCGGTGAAGACGCGTCGCAACATCCGCGCTGATGTACAGCAGCACTTCCCCAATGTTGAAATCAG gaAAAGTCCACCATTCTCATTGCACGAGACGCGGCCCCACACACTTGCTGAGCACAATCACCAACGGCCTCCGCCTTTGCCACTCAAGAAAAAACACA TGTTTCAAAGCGTCGCATACAGCG TTATGGCTTACATGGAGATGTTCGGGAACTGCAGTCACACGATCAACACTCACCCCCCGATAAATGCAGAAGCGCCACCAGATATGTTCAGGCATTCTATACACACCTATAATCTGACTAG TGCGCAGCATACAAGCACTGGCAGTATTAGTGTGGGTCACCACCAGGTTCAGCGTTCACTGGCCTCGTCGGTAACCGTACAGCATTTAAGCACACCCCCTCTCAG TGGTTCCGAAGACAGCGTCAGTATGAAGACGTCGAATCGTACTAGTCCATTGCCTATTGAACCGCCTGCGCTACCGccaaaaatgaataaaaataaacag ATATCAAATTATTCGAGCAACGAATTACTGCCCCCACCTTCACCGCGGCCGTCTTCGCATAATAGTTCTACAGATGAATCGCTTTTGAATAATGTG agcACAGAGGAGATGTACGTAAGCGTATCATCGCCGGGCAAGTTTCCACTCGATGATGATGAACTGGACCGGCTCGTTCAACCCACACCTTCGCCTGTTCCTTCACag aGAAGTGAAAGCAGTACAGAGCCAATACAATCGGAAACTGAGAAAAGCACTCCAGCAGCCGCTGACTCGGAGGATATCGTTCTGCAAACTGATGTTAGCTCTTGGCTCCTACTGAAAGGACCCAACAAGGAGGGTGTCGAAGTACGCGGCGGACATCCGGATGCGCTCATTGTACTCGCCACTAAGGCCACCAAAG AAACGGACGAGT ATTTCGCGTACCAAGAGGCGTTCCTGGCGACGTACCGCACGTGGGTGCCGCCGGGCGAGCTGGTGGCGCGGCTGGTGCGGCGCGCGCACCACTTCCGCCCGCGCCCGCACGAGCTGCGCTCCACGCTCGGCCTGCTCACGCGCGTCGTCGCAGATCTCAC gATGGCAGATTTAGATAGACCACTCATGCAAGAGATAATGGAATTCATATATTGGCTTGTGGAAGCCGAAGAGTTGCCCATTTCAAAAGCTTTGCGACAAATTCTCGTAGATAAACAGAAGCAATTGCATTATCAAAAT TCGAACAACAGATACGAATATGAAATGGCATGCTATGGTACGGTGTCACTGCGTCGGGACACTTTATTAGATTTCAAGGCATCGGAACTCGCTGAACAAATGACTGTGTTGGACGCGGCTCTGTTTGTGCGGATAACGACCGCAGAATTGCTTTCGTGGCCTCGTGACCAGTCCGAGGAAAAGTCACCAAATCTCACACGGTTCACTGAACACTTCAATAAGATGAGCTTCTGGGCACGATCGAGGTTATTAGAACAG TACGAAGCTCGCGAACGCGAAAAGTACGCAAGCAAATTCCTCAAAGTGATGAAGGCGCTGCGCAAGATGAACAACTTCAACTCGTACCTAGCGCTGGTGTCCGCATTGGACTGTCCCCCAGTTCGCCGACTGGGCTGGTCGAGGGCTATAGAAGACGCGCTGACGGACCACTGTGCACTCATCGACTCGTCCATGTCCTTCCGGGCGTACCGTCAGGCGTTGAATGAAACGCAACCACCCTGTATACCATACAT aggGCTATTTTTACAAGATCTAACATTCGTCCATGTGGGCAATCCTGATCTGCTACCCGATGGTAGTATCA
- the LOC119830086 gene encoding uncharacterized protein LOC119830086: protein MIFVKMPHYDESFIHDDNLNQRRNKRSYRVYKNGINPCIYPESHDLHSSEIRADIAMKHGRNVKFRTNRYKLERSPLQEGNYIKYNKTPDILIHCPRVSVFDPSKLYDIRNNNVVTLTPCKSFDNLTLKQSKKDNPIKETIRNGISLQNLSRDDSLKHYVSPAQERCAPRKVDVRNSYSIEEARRRPVHRRFSRSTAVPGVGIYRKISGDSDKNGNGLIFIYWYIMFLANTGSLFL from the coding sequence ATGATATTCGTTAAAATGCCACATTACGACGAAAGTTTCATTCACGATGACAATTTAAATCAAAGGCGCAATAAGCGAAGCTATCgagtttataaaaatggaaTCAATCCCTGTATTTACCCTGAATCACATGATTTGCATTCTTCTGAAATAAGAGCTGATATTGCTATGAAGCATGGAAGAAATGTGAAATTTCGAACGAACCGCTATAAACTGGAAAGATCTCCGTTACAAGAgggaaattatataaaatataataaaacaccaGACATACTGATCCACTGTCCAAGAGTGAGTGTTTTTGACCCCAGTAAATTGTACGacattagaaataataatgttgttaCATTAACACCTTGTAAAAGCTTTGACAACTTGACATTGAAACAGTCGAAAAAAGACAATccaataaaagaaacaataagaAATGGAATAAGCTTACAAAATTTGTCTCGCGATGACAGCCTCAAACATTATGTGTCACCTGCCCAAGAACGATGTGCACCACGTAAAGTAGACGTTAGAAATTCATATTCAATAGAAGAAGCGCGCCGTAGGCCGGTACACCGAAGGTTCTCTCGAAGTACGGCTGTACCTGGTGTTGGTATTTACAGAAAAATTAGTGGAGATTCCGACAAAAATGGTAAtggtttgatttttatttattggtatattatgtttcttgCCAATACcggaagtttatttttataa